The proteins below come from a single Candidatus Delongbacteria bacterium genomic window:
- a CDS encoding dihydroorotase — MNREILLKSAHEDLQTKVIIKNTRLLDPVNNVDEICDIKIENGIITKIGVISDCENFEIIDGTDKITTQGFFDMHVHFREPGFEDAEDLITGSNAAMAGGYTGIAMMPNTEPSIDNVEIFRNLKIKCKDFLVDCHPIPAITRMRKGDEIVDMESLLDAGALGFTDDGTGIQKSKISLDSLIKSSNLKFPIMVHSQDNSFGNGAMNEGTVSKKHNIPGILNLVEDLMICRDIMLAEYSGGHLHIQHISTIGAVEMVRNGKKRGINITAEATPHHFSLTDMKLAILNTNFKMAPPLRTEEDRLAVIEGLKDGTIDTITTDHAPHTIEKKSLDFVKAPFGVTGLETALGVSIKYLVNNGAIDLSDLIFKLSINPRKILKLDYELVKVGKKANLVIFDTKTEWVVSEDKFLSKSVNNSYLGETLYGKIHYTINNNKIFRAKT; from the coding sequence ATGAATAGAGAAATCTTACTTAAATCAGCTCACGAAGATCTACAAACTAAGGTTATAATAAAAAATACTCGCCTGCTTGACCCTGTAAATAATGTAGATGAAATCTGCGATATTAAAATTGAGAACGGAATTATTACAAAAATTGGAGTAATAAGTGATTGTGAAAATTTTGAAATAATTGATGGTACTGATAAAATAACAACTCAGGGATTTTTTGATATGCATGTACATTTCAGAGAGCCAGGGTTCGAAGATGCAGAGGATTTGATTACTGGTAGCAATGCAGCAATGGCCGGTGGTTATACTGGTATTGCAATGATGCCAAATACAGAACCATCCATTGATAATGTTGAAATTTTTAGAAATTTAAAGATAAAATGCAAAGATTTTCTGGTAGATTGTCATCCAATACCAGCCATTACTAGGATGAGAAAAGGTGATGAAATAGTTGATATGGAGTCATTATTGGATGCGGGAGCATTAGGATTTACTGACGACGGAACCGGAATTCAAAAAAGTAAAATTTCACTTGATTCTTTGATAAAATCTTCAAATTTGAAATTTCCGATAATGGTTCACTCCCAAGACAATTCATTCGGTAACGGAGCGATGAACGAGGGAACTGTATCAAAAAAACATAACATTCCTGGGATCTTGAATCTTGTTGAAGATCTAATGATTTGTAGAGATATCATGCTTGCAGAGTATAGTGGCGGACACTTGCACATTCAGCATATAAGTACAATTGGAGCAGTGGAGATGGTAAGAAATGGGAAAAAAAGAGGAATAAATATTACTGCAGAAGCTACACCTCATCACTTTAGTCTTACAGATATGAAACTAGCCATCTTGAACACAAATTTCAAAATGGCTCCTCCACTAAGAACAGAAGAAGATAGACTAGCTGTGATAGAAGGCTTAAAAGATGGTACTATAGATACTATTACTACTGATCATGCTCCACACACAATTGAAAAGAAATCCCTTGATTTTGTAAAAGCCCCATTTGGAGTAACTGGTCTTGAAACAGCTTTGGGTGTCTCAATAAAATACCTAGTCAATAATGGAGCAATCGACTTAAGTGACCTAATATTCAAACTTTCAATAAATCCTCGTAAAATTTTAAAACTGGATTATGAATTAGTAAAAGTGGGTAAAAAAGCTAATCTGGTAATTTTTGACACTAAAACCGAGTGGGTCGTTTCCGAAGATAAATTTCTTTCAAAAAGTGTTAACAATAGCTATTTAGGAGAAACTTTATATGGAAAAATTCATTATACAATAAATAATAATAAAATTTTCAGGGCTAAAACCTAA
- the aroB gene encoding 3-dehydroquinate synthase, producing the protein MLDLRLEKNLKSQIYSGSIKEAIGYVKEKYKSFAIIVDLNVYRIYNSFFTDNYPIVVRTAEKYKTMDTVEKVYNELLARQVDRNSFILCIGGGILTDLGGFVASTYMRGLKFGYVSTTLLSIADAGIGGKNGINFNGLKNIIGTFNQPEFIFLDIHSIKTLKRKDYIAGFSEIIKHSLISSKDIFNYLAIDSEGPFSESDEFIEKLISFSVKTKAEIVCRDEFESGERKLLNFGHTIGHALEKIDTNLIHGEAISIGMAFASYLSYRMENIGSQDFLSIIRLLRKFFLPVKYKHSIDLEILTDVLKSDKKINSGVIDFTVLREIGSAKISKFEIPKIIEIYANFNEVINGLH; encoded by the coding sequence ATGCTTGACTTAAGACTCGAAAAAAACCTCAAATCTCAGATATATTCAGGTTCAATAAAAGAAGCAATTGGGTACGTTAAAGAAAAATATAAAAGTTTTGCAATTATAGTTGATTTAAATGTTTATAGAATATACAACTCATTTTTTACTGACAATTATCCAATTGTAGTAAGAACAGCCGAAAAATACAAGACTATGGATACAGTCGAAAAGGTTTACAATGAACTTTTAGCCAGACAAGTTGATCGGAATTCTTTTATCCTTTGCATAGGAGGAGGAATTTTGACAGACCTTGGAGGTTTTGTAGCTTCCACTTATATGAGAGGATTAAAGTTTGGATATGTATCAACCACTTTACTTTCCATAGCAGATGCTGGAATTGGTGGAAAAAATGGTATCAACTTCAATGGTTTAAAAAACATCATTGGAACATTTAACCAACCGGAGTTTATTTTTTTAGATATACATTCGATTAAAACTTTAAAAAGAAAAGATTATATAGCTGGATTTTCAGAAATAATCAAACATTCGCTGATATCCTCTAAAGATATATTCAATTATCTCGCGATAGACAGTGAAGGTCCTTTTAGTGAATCAGATGAGTTCATCGAAAAACTGATCTCATTTTCAGTTAAAACAAAGGCTGAAATTGTATGTAGAGATGAGTTTGAATCCGGAGAGCGTAAATTATTAAATTTTGGACACACTATTGGTCATGCCCTTGAAAAAATTGATACTAATTTGATTCATGGAGAAGCTATATCCATAGGTATGGCATTTGCCTCATACTTATCATACCGTATGGAAAACATAGGTTCTCAAGATTTCCTTTCTATCATTAGATTGTTAAGAAAATTTTTCCTTCCTGTAAAATACAAGCATTCAATTGACTTGGAAATTCTGACTGATGTTCTAAAATCCGATAAAAAAATTAATTCCGGTGTAATCGATTTCACAGTTTTAAGGGAAATTGGAAGTGCCAAAATCAGCAAATTTGAAATACCTAAAATTATTGAAATCTATGCTAATTTCAATGAGGTAATCAATGGTTTGCACTAG
- the pbpC gene encoding penicillin-binding protein 1C, with protein sequence MIKKLPSIFILFLLIIYFYLFLYDFFTLEISDPSKFGKIVFDRDGKILRVFLSEDEQYSLPLDSVPNKIAVSLVNYEDKKFYNHCGVNILSIGRAFFQNLSKGYNFSGASTISMQLVRLLKPRDRTYLSKLREIISALAMEVKFSKDEILLSYINNAPCGYNIRGYRTASLKYFDREPNDLSWAETSFLTSLQTAPGTFKITNTSFFKGQMNRNMRELFNRNVIDSLSFISSNYSVPDTIKLFQFPFRSPHLTNYLKYSDKHDIQTTISLSSTDKVESIVNDYSKQLENYNISNCSVIILDNENASILVYLGSNNYYSEYGMVDGLNSRRSSGSILKPFLSALAMDDGIVNKYSILPDFPVRYFGFDPRNSDNTYRGYVTLKESLIHSYNLPFVDLLMNYGQEKFYGFLSENLSTIDRSPDDYGLSLIIGGGEVKPIEIAGLYCSLANDGVYREPQYIKEDLKSSSKKVLSKSSSWTIANILKSPRPINSNNYVSFNNLNGKIAWKTGTSFGKKDAWSCGFGKKYTVIVWCGNFNGEPNPNLSGLNTASPLLFKIMNRLGEEEFSNTKPEFGFTTIEICIETGYPASEECKDTFRAEIVKPQKPLEKCLFHKQIPISKKTGFSVCSKCWNDFDVSYESFFIVPDKIKPYFGYNKKPFRLAPSHNPNCESVITTHKPIIIYPKKNDTVEIIKDIENNDMPITFTVSYKDDNKTLFWFINDSLISRTESTYSLNFTPPKGENLLKVYDQNGNFDMVKFNVK encoded by the coding sequence ATGATTAAAAAATTACCTTCAATATTCATTTTGTTTCTTTTAATTATATACTTCTACCTCTTTTTGTATGACTTCTTTACTCTAGAGATATCTGATCCTTCTAAGTTTGGAAAAATCGTTTTTGATAGAGATGGAAAGATATTAAGAGTATTTCTATCTGAAGATGAACAATATTCACTACCTTTGGATTCAGTTCCTAATAAAATTGCTGTTTCACTTGTAAATTATGAGGACAAAAAATTCTACAATCATTGTGGAGTAAACATCCTTTCCATAGGAAGAGCTTTTTTTCAAAACTTGAGTAAAGGCTACAATTTTAGCGGAGCTAGTACAATTTCTATGCAACTTGTACGTTTGCTTAAACCTCGTGATAGGACATATTTATCTAAGTTGAGAGAAATTATATCTGCTCTTGCAATGGAAGTAAAGTTTTCTAAAGATGAAATTTTATTATCCTACATAAATAATGCTCCATGCGGTTACAATATTCGAGGTTATCGAACTGCATCATTAAAATACTTCGATAGAGAACCAAATGATTTGAGTTGGGCTGAGACATCATTTCTCACTTCACTACAGACAGCTCCAGGAACATTTAAGATCACAAATACTTCATTTTTCAAAGGACAAATGAATAGAAATATGAGAGAACTGTTTAATCGTAATGTTATAGATTCGTTAAGTTTTATAAGCTCAAACTACTCAGTTCCAGATACAATTAAACTATTCCAATTCCCTTTTAGATCCCCTCATCTTACTAATTACCTTAAGTATTCTGACAAACATGATATCCAAACTACTATCAGCCTATCAAGTACAGATAAAGTAGAAAGTATTGTAAATGATTACTCCAAACAGTTAGAAAATTATAACATCTCTAATTGTTCTGTTATAATTCTTGATAATGAGAATGCTAGTATATTAGTTTATTTAGGATCTAACAATTATTATAGTGAATATGGGATGGTTGATGGTCTAAACTCCAGAAGATCATCTGGTTCAATACTAAAACCTTTCCTATCAGCTCTAGCAATGGATGATGGAATTGTAAACAAATATTCAATTCTTCCCGATTTTCCTGTACGATATTTTGGGTTCGATCCTAGAAATAGTGATAATACTTATCGAGGTTATGTAACATTAAAGGAATCATTAATTCATTCATACAATCTTCCATTTGTTGACCTTCTTATGAACTATGGACAAGAGAAATTTTATGGCTTTCTATCTGAAAATTTATCAACAATAGACAGATCACCTGATGATTATGGACTATCATTAATAATTGGTGGTGGAGAAGTAAAGCCTATAGAAATTGCAGGTCTTTATTGTTCTCTTGCAAATGATGGAGTTTACAGAGAGCCTCAATATATAAAAGAAGATTTAAAATCTTCTTCAAAAAAAGTTTTAAGTAAATCAAGTTCATGGACAATTGCAAATATCCTTAAATCGCCAAGACCTATTAATAGTAATAATTATGTTAGCTTTAATAACTTAAATGGCAAAATCGCATGGAAAACCGGCACAAGCTTTGGTAAAAAAGATGCTTGGAGTTGTGGATTTGGGAAAAAGTACACTGTTATAGTATGGTGTGGAAATTTTAATGGTGAACCTAACCCAAATTTAAGCGGGTTGAATACAGCCTCTCCCCTATTATTTAAAATTATGAATCGATTAGGTGAAGAAGAGTTTTCAAATACTAAGCCTGAATTTGGCTTCACAACCATCGAAATCTGTATTGAAACAGGCTATCCTGCTTCAGAAGAATGTAAAGATACTTTTCGAGCTGAAATTGTAAAGCCTCAAAAACCTTTAGAAAAATGTCTATTTCATAAACAAATTCCTATCTCTAAAAAAACTGGCTTTTCTGTTTGTTCAAAATGTTGGAATGATTTTGATGTAAGTTATGAATCATTTTTTATAGTTCCAGATAAGATTAAACCTTACTTCGGCTATAATAAAAAGCCCTTTAGACTAGCACCATCACACAACCCTAATTGCGAATCTGTTATTACTACTCATAAACCAATAATAATCTACCCAAAAAAAAATGATACTGTTGAAATTATTAAGGATATAGAAAATAATGATATGCCTATTACTTTCACTGTTTCTTATAAGGATGACAATAAAACCCTTTTCTGGTTTATAAACGACAGCCTTATAAGCAGAACTGAGTCAACATATAGCCTAAACTTTACTCCTCCGAAAGGAGAAAATCTCCTCAAAGTTTATGATCAAAACGGTAATTTTGACATGGTCAAATTCAATGTAAAGTAA
- a CDS encoding LPP20 family lipoprotein yields MKRAVIIIILSVFIILKCDELKKVSAVGFGSNHEESLNNALKEGLAKVVGMYMSSSSFVQNYQTINDEITSFSNGYIENYNVISTETKDGIVQTYVEVSVKTGILITKLKELNISTIAVLVDTDYVEKDLKMQNITKVNQEKLTEEYYKQIIEPIKLNKSHFIKINNFSVFEITDIPKTHYTGEVLMKNLRTGDMEQFEHNIYLTEDKKYDFMDNYYIIKVNYQIGITDEFYNNCISFMDAAFTKIENKIKLSEVEVGATGGDKVFISKITSIMKTGFADNVYTLDARTLNRFKKYFDENRDRKNYKLSYVFKAFDNQGFPNMNFNYIGRSEIDSKNNIMAFRGAIDPRKQIVQYSKFGKLLDDDRYYFDERELICNGVLFQNNAKDLSRGTFIGERYQGNMYILKDDYGIELMVYLAIPKIKIHEIAEIKAELITE; encoded by the coding sequence ATGAAAAGAGCAGTAATCATTATAATTTTATCCGTGTTCATAATTCTGAAATGCGATGAATTGAAAAAAGTTTCTGCTGTTGGATTTGGTTCAAATCACGAAGAATCTTTAAACAATGCTTTAAAAGAAGGATTGGCAAAAGTTGTTGGAATGTATATGTCTTCATCTTCCTTTGTTCAAAATTATCAAACGATAAATGACGAAATCACATCTTTTTCAAATGGATATATTGAAAATTACAACGTCATATCAACGGAAACCAAAGACGGAATAGTACAAACCTATGTAGAGGTTAGTGTAAAAACAGGGATTTTAATTACGAAACTGAAAGAACTCAATATATCTACTATAGCAGTTTTAGTTGATACAGACTATGTAGAAAAAGATCTTAAAATGCAAAACATTACCAAGGTTAATCAGGAAAAGCTCACTGAAGAGTATTACAAACAGATAATAGAACCTATAAAACTTAACAAATCCCATTTCATAAAGATTAATAACTTCTCTGTTTTTGAAATAACTGACATACCAAAAACACATTATACAGGTGAAGTTTTGATGAAAAATCTAAGAACAGGAGATATGGAGCAGTTTGAGCATAATATTTACTTAACTGAAGATAAAAAATATGACTTCATGGACAATTACTATATAATTAAAGTGAATTACCAGATTGGAATTACTGACGAATTTTACAATAATTGTATAAGCTTTATGGATGCTGCTTTTACAAAAATTGAAAACAAAATAAAGCTCTCTGAAGTTGAAGTAGGAGCAACTGGAGGTGATAAAGTTTTTATTAGCAAAATTACTAGTATTATGAAAACTGGCTTCGCTGATAATGTTTACACTCTAGATGCTAGAACCTTGAATCGTTTCAAAAAGTATTTTGATGAAAATAGGGATAGAAAAAATTATAAACTGAGTTATGTATTCAAAGCTTTCGATAATCAGGGATTTCCTAACATGAATTTTAATTATATTGGACGAAGTGAAATAGACTCAAAAAATAATATAATGGCTTTTAGAGGAGCAATTGATCCTAGAAAACAGATTGTACAATATAGTAAATTTGGCAAACTTCTTGATGATGATAGATATTATTTTGATGAAAGAGAGTTAATCTGCAATGGCGTACTTTTTCAAAACAATGCAAAAGATTTATCTAGAGGTACATTTATAGGTGAAAGATATCAGGGAAACATGTATATTTTGAAAGATGACTATGGCATAGAATTGATGGTCTATTTAGCAATTCCAAAAATAAAAATACATGAAATAGCAGAGATTAAAGCGGAGCTTATAACTGAGTAG
- a CDS encoding GNAT family N-acetyltransferase, whose product MLNGFCLTTATKIELQKIYEWKIEEEYPEHFTCRPVNKIYDFETFSENLLDLVKKHKIIHKILSKENKIVGEIKAFDYNMRNKSIEFGYYLPKKYRGLGYGTIMIELFLKELFEDDDLALNKIYATTCEVNYPSIKVLEKTGFTLDGKNREHYWIGDKKYTQNVYSLLRSEWILHNL is encoded by the coding sequence ATGCTGAATGGTTTTTGTCTGACTACAGCAACAAAGATTGAACTTCAAAAGATATATGAATGGAAAATCGAGGAAGAGTATCCTGAACATTTTACATGCCGACCTGTTAATAAGATTTATGATTTTGAAACCTTTTCAGAAAATTTACTGGATTTAGTAAAAAAGCATAAAATAATTCATAAAATTCTCAGTAAAGAAAATAAGATTGTTGGGGAAATTAAAGCATTCGACTATAATATGAGAAATAAAAGTATAGAGTTCGGTTATTATTTACCAAAAAAATATAGAGGCCTAGGTTATGGTACTATAATGATAGAATTGTTTCTAAAGGAACTGTTTGAAGATGATGATTTAGCATTAAATAAAATTTACGCTACTACCTGTGAAGTTAATTATCCTTCAATAAAAGTTTTGGAAAAAACTGGATTTACACTTGATGGAAAAAATAGAGAACATTATTGGATTGGAGATAAAAAATATACACAAAATGTATACTCATTATTGAGGTCTGAGTGGATTTTACATAATTTATAG
- a CDS encoding type I 3-dehydroquinate dehydratase, which translates to MVCTSVGKISREILFRLLENEDLIEIRLDLIKIPIDEILDLIKNRKAKVLITFRTGSIDDITILQTLKTFADLKVDFIDIEIGWTYFDEMVHYCHKLKIIPVISYHNYSNVPEKKFLLNIYHKFSHEGFVKIAVTPNRSDDLKIIRDVRVECKNLTIFGMGDFGEITRVESYLENTPFSFVKSDYSNETASGQLTKIELITRANEYINLYGVIGNPIAHSRSPEIYNYYFSHFNINSHYTRLCSDNGNLPLALIRDLNLKGFNITAPYKEDVYDLCKDLSSDAKACEAVNTVKFFNSYWSGENSDPFGVIKSLQDLNIDFSFSKILILGAGGAAKAAAYALKNHQTSVINRTNEKASDLSIKFNLKFIKFKDLDLAIKNHDIIINTVTKNDLIKSDLIDSKHIIFDASYTSGVLKQMCDAKNAIYISGLPWLINQAKKAFSFFSEKPFKEIPSYHFIDIQKKHICLIGFMGAGKTSVGKKLSILSGLKFIDLDEVIETETGNSIPEIFNTQGEDVFREIETSILNKILESDEKLIISCGGGIVKSKRNRAILRTCYNIWIYSKPETCIKRIENSKRPLSKKNVISLYYQRLPLYAKTSDLIINNNEIENTAQHLYSELQSAKIL; encoded by the coding sequence ATGGTTTGCACTAGTGTTGGAAAAATTTCTCGGGAGATATTGTTTAGATTATTAGAAAATGAAGATTTAATTGAAATACGTCTGGATTTAATAAAAATTCCTATTGATGAGATTTTAGATCTTATAAAAAATCGAAAAGCGAAAGTACTTATTACTTTTCGAACCGGTAGCATCGATGATATAACAATACTTCAGACACTAAAAACTTTTGCAGATCTCAAAGTCGATTTTATAGATATCGAGATTGGATGGACTTATTTTGATGAAATGGTGCATTACTGCCATAAACTAAAAATTATTCCTGTCATTTCATATCATAACTATTCCAATGTTCCTGAAAAAAAATTCTTGTTAAATATTTATCATAAATTTAGTCATGAAGGATTTGTAAAGATAGCCGTAACTCCAAATCGTAGTGATGACTTAAAAATTATCAGAGACGTAAGGGTTGAATGCAAAAATCTAACTATCTTTGGTATGGGAGATTTTGGAGAGATTACCAGAGTGGAATCTTATCTCGAAAACACACCATTTTCTTTCGTCAAGAGCGACTATTCTAATGAAACAGCTTCAGGACAATTAACAAAAATTGAACTGATTACCAGAGCGAATGAGTATATTAATTTGTATGGTGTTATAGGAAATCCAATTGCTCACAGTAGAAGTCCTGAAATTTATAATTATTATTTTAGTCATTTTAATATCAATTCCCATTATACAAGATTATGCAGTGACAACGGAAATCTACCCCTTGCATTAATCAGAGATTTAAATCTAAAAGGTTTCAACATTACTGCCCCTTATAAAGAAGATGTATATGATTTATGCAAAGATCTTTCTTCCGATGCAAAGGCGTGTGAGGCTGTAAATACTGTAAAATTCTTCAATTCTTACTGGAGTGGTGAAAACAGTGATCCATTTGGTGTAATTAAATCGCTCCAAGATCTGAACATTGATTTTTCATTCAGTAAGATTTTAATACTTGGTGCTGGTGGTGCAGCCAAGGCTGCGGCTTATGCTTTAAAAAATCATCAAACTTCAGTTATAAACCGAACTAATGAGAAAGCATCTGATTTATCAATAAAATTTAATTTAAAATTCATAAAATTTAAAGATCTTGATTTAGCCATCAAAAACCACGATATAATCATAAACACTGTCACAAAAAATGATCTTATAAAATCGGATCTAATTGATTCAAAACATATCATTTTTGACGCTTCATATACAAGCGGCGTATTAAAACAGATGTGTGATGCAAAAAATGCAATTTACATTTCTGGTTTACCCTGGCTTATTAATCAAGCTAAAAAAGCTTTCTCTTTTTTTTCTGAAAAACCTTTTAAAGAAATTCCATCATATCATTTTATCGATATTCAAAAAAAACATATCTGTTTGATTGGTTTTATGGGAGCTGGTAAAACAAGCGTTGGTAAAAAATTATCTATATTAAGTGGGTTAAAATTTATCGATCTCGATGAAGTTATTGAAACTGAAACAGGCAACTCTATTCCTGAAATTTTTAATACTCAAGGTGAAGATGTTTTTAGAGAAATTGAAACGTCAATTTTGAATAAAATACTAGAATCTGATGAAAAACTCATAATTTCATGCGGTGGAGGAATAGTTAAAAGTAAGAGAAATAGGGCTATTTTAAGAACATGTTATAACATATGGATCTATTCAAAACCAGAAACATGTATAAAAAGGATAGAGAATTCTAAAAGACCTTTATCTAAAAAAAATGTTATTTCCCTTTACTATCAAAGATTACCACTTTATGCTAAAACTTCTGATTTGATAATAAACAATAATGAAATAGAAAATACAGCACAGCATCTATATAGTGAATTACAAAGTGCAAAAATATTATGA
- the aroA gene encoding 3-phosphoshikimate 1-carboxyvinyltransferase: MIFFKSTISGQITAPTSKSYFQRVVAISSLIKGKTTIVGLNDCEDCKTSLNLAKNLGSEIIYTSDTIIIYGKKNKPDDYLNCGESGLSMRMYLPIASTYDKCFTFDGKGSLLKRPLNDIPKVLRSSGIEIEEKHFLPINLCGGLKAGKYEIDGSKSSQFLTGMLIALSFLDGLSEIIVKDLNSKPYIDLTLEILKKFGIKIITNNYNYFKIFGNPCISDNIINIDGDWSSASSLIVASSLAGDISIKGLRQNSFQADEAILKILDLANVKYFFENELLHVKKATAISPFVFDATDCPDLFPVLSIFASQANGTTKIKGVNRLKNKESDRGFVLVNELKKLGVNIKIEDDLMVIQKSKILGGVVNSYSDHRIAMTAAIAGLISENGVEISDPNCVDKSYPNFYKDIFSLEHKY, translated from the coding sequence ATGATCTTTTTTAAATCTACAATATCTGGTCAGATAACCGCTCCAACATCAAAAAGTTATTTTCAAAGAGTGGTTGCGATATCTTCACTAATCAAAGGGAAAACAACAATTGTAGGATTAAATGATTGTGAGGACTGCAAAACTTCATTAAATCTAGCGAAAAATTTAGGTTCAGAAATTATCTATACAAGCGATACAATTATCATTTATGGTAAAAAAAACAAACCTGATGATTACCTAAACTGTGGGGAATCAGGACTGTCCATGAGAATGTATCTACCAATAGCTTCGACTTATGATAAATGTTTCACATTCGATGGAAAAGGATCTTTACTTAAAAGACCGTTAAACGACATTCCAAAAGTTCTAAGATCTTCAGGAATTGAAATTGAAGAGAAGCATTTTTTGCCTATCAACCTTTGTGGAGGATTAAAAGCTGGGAAATATGAAATTGATGGAAGTAAAAGTTCTCAGTTCCTAACTGGTATGTTGATAGCTTTATCATTTTTAGATGGATTATCAGAAATTATTGTTAAAGACCTAAATAGTAAACCATATATAGATTTGACATTGGAAATTCTAAAAAAATTTGGAATTAAGATAATCACAAACAATTACAACTATTTTAAAATTTTCGGCAATCCATGTATATCAGACAATATAATTAATATTGATGGAGATTGGAGTTCCGCCTCATCATTGATTGTAGCTTCATCATTAGCTGGTGATATTTCCATAAAAGGACTTAGACAAAATTCATTCCAAGCAGATGAAGCAATTCTTAAGATTCTTGATTTAGCAAACGTAAAATATTTTTTTGAAAATGAGTTATTACACGTAAAAAAAGCGACAGCCATTAGTCCATTTGTTTTTGATGCCACCGATTGTCCAGACCTGTTTCCTGTACTGTCTATTTTTGCTTCTCAGGCTAATGGAACTACAAAAATTAAAGGGGTGAATAGATTAAAAAACAAGGAGAGCGACAGAGGTTTTGTATTGGTAAATGAACTAAAAAAATTAGGCGTAAATATCAAAATAGAAGACGATCTTATGGTCATTCAAAAAAGTAAAATCCTTGGTGGTGTTGTCAATTCTTATAGTGATCATAGAATTGCTATGACTGCCGCAATTGCCGGTTTAATTTCTGAAAATGGAGTAGAAATATCTGATCCAAATTGTGTTGATAAATCTTATCCGAATTTCTATAAAGATATTTTTTCCTTGGAGCATAAATATTGA
- a CDS encoding histidine phosphatase family protein, whose protein sequence is MILHLIRHAETDANRDGLLTCEKDISLNGNGKMQAIKLSKYLHSLNFDEIWCSPLLRAKQTIQSFVDHANFPIIYKPILCEGRLNLSSETKIRLSSLNENAIPNEDEAIEDFRGRVGFFIKILQSYDFNKTLVCITHGHFIREFLNMILESKNYARYPVENCSDTKIEFADNLIIHYVNKSTV, encoded by the coding sequence GTGATATTACATTTAATTAGACATGCCGAAACAGATGCTAATAGAGATGGTTTGTTAACTTGTGAAAAGGATATTAGTCTCAATGGAAATGGTAAAATGCAAGCTATTAAACTATCTAAGTATTTACATTCTCTAAATTTTGATGAGATCTGGTGTAGTCCTTTATTGAGAGCAAAACAAACAATCCAATCTTTTGTTGACCACGCTAATTTTCCCATAATTTATAAACCTATTTTATGTGAGGGAAGATTAAATTTATCTTCGGAGACAAAGATTAGACTATCTTCATTAAATGAAAATGCGATTCCAAATGAAGATGAAGCTATTGAAGATTTCAGAGGAAGAGTAGGGTTTTTTATTAAAATTTTGCAATCTTACGACTTCAATAAAACTTTAGTTTGTATTACTCATGGACATTTTATAAGAGAGTTTCTGAATATGATTTTAGAATCGAAAAACTATGCGAGATATCCTGTCGAAAATTGTTCAGATACAAAAATTGAATTTGCAGATAATTTGATAATTCATTATGTGAATAAATCTACAGTCTAA